A single genomic interval of Noviherbaspirillum cavernae harbors:
- a CDS encoding ABC transporter substrate-binding protein: MAGILPLAAHAQETIKIGLVAPFSGPFADYGKQMEGGIKAYMKQHGDKVAGKKIEIIMKDTTGPVPEVAKRLAQELVVRDKVDFLAGFGLTPEALAVAPIAEQAKKPMIIMNAATSVITTKSNYIARVSMTLPQISAPMATWALKTGMKRVVTLVADYGPGIDAETAFKTNFVGGGGQIVESIRVPLKNPEFSPFIQRIKDAKPEAVFIFVPAGEQSIAFMKGYRERGLAEAGIKVIATGDLTDDHVLPAMGDAVLGVITSFHYSAAHNSPENKAFLKSFAEANPQGGRPNFMAVAAYDGMHAIYEVSKKLNGKIDGDKAMAVLKGMKINSPRGPLTIDPATRDAVQTVYIRRVEKVNGEPYNIEFDKFVDVKDPGK, encoded by the coding sequence ATGGCGGGCATCCTACCGCTGGCCGCTCATGCGCAAGAAACGATCAAGATCGGCCTGGTCGCGCCCTTCTCCGGACCCTTCGCCGACTACGGCAAGCAGATGGAAGGCGGCATCAAGGCCTACATGAAGCAGCACGGCGACAAGGTCGCCGGCAAGAAGATCGAAATCATCATGAAGGACACCACCGGCCCGGTGCCGGAAGTCGCCAAGCGCCTCGCGCAGGAACTCGTGGTACGCGACAAGGTGGACTTCCTCGCCGGCTTCGGTCTGACGCCTGAAGCACTGGCCGTCGCGCCGATCGCGGAACAAGCCAAGAAGCCGATGATCATCATGAACGCGGCCACTTCCGTCATCACCACCAAGTCGAACTACATCGCCCGCGTGTCGATGACCCTGCCGCAGATTTCGGCACCGATGGCGACATGGGCGTTGAAGACCGGCATGAAGCGCGTCGTCACGCTGGTGGCCGACTACGGCCCCGGTATCGACGCTGAAACTGCATTCAAGACCAACTTCGTGGGCGGCGGCGGCCAGATCGTCGAATCGATCCGCGTCCCGCTGAAGAATCCGGAATTCTCGCCGTTCATCCAGCGCATCAAGGATGCCAAGCCGGAAGCCGTGTTCATCTTCGTGCCGGCCGGCGAACAAAGCATCGCCTTCATGAAGGGCTATCGCGAGCGCGGTCTGGCCGAGGCCGGCATCAAGGTCATCGCCACCGGCGACCTGACCGACGACCACGTGCTGCCGGCCATGGGCGACGCGGTGCTGGGCGTGATCACCTCGTTCCACTACTCCGCCGCGCACAACTCGCCAGAGAACAAGGCCTTCCTGAAGAGCTTCGCCGAAGCCAACCCGCAAGGCGGCCGTCCGAACTTCATGGCGGTAGCCGCCTATGACGGCATGCATGCGATCTACGAAGTGTCGAAGAAGCTGAACGGCAAGATCGACGGCGACAAGGCAATGGCCGTGCTGAAAGGCATGAAGATCAACAGCCCGCGCGGCCCGCTGACCATCGATCCGGCAACACGCGACGCAGTGCAGACCGTGTATATCCGCCGCGTCGAGAAGGTCAACGGCGAGCCGTATAACATCGAGTTCGACAAGTTCGTGGATGTGAAGGATCCGGGCAAGTAA
- a CDS encoding YdeI/OmpD-associated family protein, translated as MEKADVSTFESKLLRPTKPGNDDSWAFLVLPKSASDTLPRRGRTSVEGTINGYLFQATLEPDGQLSHWLKVSKGLREAACANIGEMVAIQISPANPEPEPQLPDDLQEALAVSPAAKAAWEDTTTIARVDWVHWIESAKQAKTRKQRVENACDMLSSGKKRVCCFDQSGFYSKSLSAPQAAD; from the coding sequence ATGGAAAAAGCTGACGTGTCTACATTCGAATCAAAGCTGCTTCGCCCGACAAAACCGGGTAACGATGATTCATGGGCTTTTCTTGTTCTGCCAAAAAGCGCAAGTGACACGTTGCCAAGGCGTGGCAGGACGTCGGTCGAGGGCACCATCAACGGGTACCTCTTTCAAGCCACGCTTGAACCGGATGGTCAGTTAAGCCATTGGCTCAAGGTGAGCAAGGGACTGCGTGAGGCTGCCTGCGCGAACATTGGCGAAATGGTTGCGATCCAAATTTCACCGGCCAATCCAGAGCCGGAACCGCAGCTGCCGGATGATCTGCAGGAAGCTCTCGCTGTCTCTCCGGCAGCCAAGGCTGCCTGGGAGGACACCACGACCATCGCACGTGTCGATTGGGTCCACTGGATTGAATCTGCGAAGCAGGCCAAGACTCGAAAACAGCGGGTGGAAAACGCCTGCGACATGCTTTCTTCGGGCAAGAAGCGTGTCTGCTGCTTTGATCAATCGGGCTTCTATAGCAAGAGCCTCAGCGCACCTCAGGCAGCGGACTAG
- a CDS encoding ATP-dependent nuclease, translating to MNFPLELTAQINSHNGNFTRMFTLNRGLTVLLGPNGSGKTHILRGLKNSLNQHMNGKHVRFLSAGRMGMLEQFRSDFDGHRGGSPMYDEATYGSKGDAARRHRMETLNGDFQTLAERADILIKIQERLRKLFKRDVLIDWDGGNLKISFSRLDIEAKPYSSGREASGLMQLVGILAALYDDDVGALLLDEPEVSLHPQLQAFLLNEILRVSGHPAAGANKKIVIIATHSTEMLQIQRPEDLLSLVFCYDLMTDPVQIPADAGELKNKKVQSLIARLGQEHKLSLFSKRPLLVEGPSDVIICSALASKLDMHLEAAGSQLLPVIGKGQMPAVAKLLRLLGKTPVALADADGFADGVDLASSYLIDNPDADKHASSLGFPSAQQMSGAIFADFCKLVDSRWGEVSASAEVHPYWVNRNADEETQAKRRAAFCTLFTCTDNELTQLATDSAWASIKHRLVALLDLLEQCGLFVLRRGSIESYYLNSDRFTSIGKPSAAVSEIDALTPFTADDVSSAYFDVVRCIRYASNAEAICEADALRDLLLSVVAPAHARFKSGDSSPNFNLLARSILGERSKLFSLAIKGEKLVVSIESKILSVQGFPVEIGKDDDVLKCINSALATNA from the coding sequence GTGAATTTCCCTCTAGAACTGACAGCGCAAATTAACAGCCACAACGGCAACTTCACCCGTATGTTCACTTTGAACCGAGGCCTTACAGTTCTGCTTGGACCAAACGGATCTGGTAAGACACACATTCTTAGGGGACTAAAGAACAGTCTTAACCAGCACATGAATGGTAAGCATGTGCGGTTCCTCTCAGCTGGTCGCATGGGGATGTTGGAGCAGTTCAGATCAGACTTCGATGGGCATCGTGGTGGCTCTCCAATGTATGACGAAGCAACCTATGGCAGCAAAGGAGATGCTGCTCGCAGACATCGGATGGAAACCTTAAATGGGGATTTCCAAACGCTCGCGGAGCGGGCTGACATTCTGATAAAAATTCAGGAGCGACTTAGAAAGCTATTTAAGAGAGACGTTCTTATTGACTGGGATGGTGGGAACTTAAAAATTTCATTTTCCCGCTTAGACATAGAAGCCAAACCATACTCTTCGGGCCGCGAGGCATCCGGCCTAATGCAATTGGTTGGAATACTTGCGGCTCTGTATGACGATGATGTCGGCGCACTTCTTCTCGATGAACCCGAGGTGTCGTTGCATCCTCAGTTGCAGGCGTTTCTTTTGAATGAAATCCTTCGTGTTTCGGGGCATCCGGCAGCCGGAGCCAACAAGAAGATCGTAATCATTGCGACGCACTCAACGGAAATGCTCCAAATTCAAAGACCAGAAGACTTGTTATCTCTTGTCTTCTGTTATGACCTTATGACTGACCCCGTTCAGATTCCGGCCGATGCTGGTGAGCTAAAAAATAAGAAAGTACAAAGTCTAATTGCTCGCCTGGGCCAAGAGCATAAGTTGTCGCTATTTTCCAAACGTCCTCTACTTGTTGAAGGGCCTTCTGACGTAATCATATGCAGTGCCCTAGCGAGCAAGCTAGATATGCATCTCGAAGCCGCCGGATCACAGCTTCTTCCTGTCATCGGCAAGGGGCAAATGCCAGCCGTTGCAAAATTGCTGAGGCTGCTAGGAAAGACTCCAGTGGCATTGGCTGACGCGGATGGATTTGCTGATGGGGTTGATCTGGCCAGCTCCTACCTCATCGACAACCCTGACGCAGATAAGCACGCTAGCTCATTGGGGTTTCCTTCCGCGCAACAAATGTCTGGAGCGATTTTCGCGGATTTCTGCAAATTGGTGGATAGTCGGTGGGGCGAAGTTTCCGCCAGCGCCGAGGTGCATCCATATTGGGTGAATAGGAATGCCGATGAGGAAACTCAAGCAAAGCGCCGGGCTGCTTTTTGTACGCTATTTACATGCACCGACAATGAACTAACGCAGTTGGCAACCGACAGCGCTTGGGCGAGCATAAAACATCGACTTGTGGCATTGCTTGACTTGCTGGAGCAATGCGGTCTGTTCGTTTTGCGTAGGGGATCAATTGAGTCTTACTACCTAAATTCAGATCGTTTCACTTCGATCGGTAAACCAAGTGCAGCTGTTAGCGAAATCGACGCCCTCACTCCGTTTACCGCCGATGATGTCTCCTCCGCATATTTTGATGTAGTGCGATGTATTCGCTATGCCTCAAACGCCGAAGCAATTTGTGAGGCGGATGCGTTGAGGGACCTTCTGCTTTCAGTGGTTGCGCCCGCACATGCCAGATTCAAGAGCGGCGACTCCTCACCCAACTTCAACTTGCTAGCCCGATCAATACTAGGTGAGAGATCAAAATTATTTTCGCTGGCTATTAAAGGAGAAAAGCTCGTTGTTTCGATTGAGAGCAAGATTCTCAGCGTCCAAGGTTTTCCTGTAGAAATTGGAAAGGACGATGACGTTCTGAAATGTATTAATTCGGCGCTTGCAACCAATGCATAA
- a CDS encoding ABC transporter ATP-binding protein, with the protein MSELLALDNVTAGYGESVVLEGISFAMQEGDSLALLGRNGVGKTSLLVTLMGLTRMHGGKIRWQGGDIARVPTYLRAHAGLGWVPQERFMFPSLTVEEHLTVVARPGEWDVKKIYEIFPRLQERRNNMGNQLSGGEQQMLAIARALMVNPKLLLLDEPMEGLAPIIVQELMRVIRQLVVDKGMSVIVVEQHARLALSITKRAIVLDRGQIVHESDSESLMQDKDKLDRLVAVAH; encoded by the coding sequence ATGAGTGAATTGCTCGCGCTGGACAACGTCACGGCCGGCTATGGTGAATCGGTCGTCCTCGAAGGAATTTCGTTTGCAATGCAGGAAGGCGACAGCCTCGCCCTGCTCGGACGCAACGGCGTCGGCAAGACCAGCCTGCTGGTCACGCTGATGGGCCTGACCCGCATGCACGGCGGCAAGATCCGCTGGCAGGGCGGCGACATCGCGCGCGTACCGACCTACCTGCGCGCACACGCAGGACTCGGCTGGGTGCCGCAGGAACGCTTCATGTTTCCGTCGCTGACGGTCGAGGAGCACCTGACCGTCGTCGCACGGCCGGGCGAATGGGACGTGAAGAAGATTTATGAAATCTTCCCGCGCCTGCAGGAACGCCGCAACAACATGGGCAACCAGCTCTCCGGCGGCGAACAGCAGATGCTCGCGATCGCGCGCGCGCTGATGGTCAACCCGAAGCTGCTGCTGCTGGACGAACCGATGGAAGGCCTTGCCCCGATCATCGTGCAGGAATTGATGCGCGTGATCCGCCAGCTGGTCGTCGACAAGGGCATGTCCGTCATCGTCGTCGAACAGCACGCACGACTGGCGCTCTCGATCACCAAGCGCGCCATCGTGCTCGACCGCGGTCAGATCGTCCACGAGTCGGACAGCGAGAGTCTGATGCAGGACAAGGACAAGCTGGACCGCCTGGTGGCCGTCGCGCACTGA
- a CDS encoding ABC transporter ATP-binding protein has product MSTTLPNTTLRTEGLSKQWGAFKANSDVSLTFQPGARHALIGPNGAGKTTFINLLTGFFAPTSGKVFFGDEDITALPQHKRVKLGMTRTFQINTLFAGLTVLESVVLAINERKGMQFVWYKTVAQESATIDEAMELLTLLKLERDADTITRSLPYGKQRLVEIALALATKPKVLLLDEPAAGIPSAESAELFDVIARLPREVTVVFIEHDMNLVFRFAERITVLVGGKVLTEGTPAEIAADPRVKEVYLGEAEHE; this is encoded by the coding sequence ATGAGCACGACACTGCCGAACACTACATTGCGCACGGAAGGACTGTCCAAACAGTGGGGCGCGTTCAAGGCCAACAGCGATGTCAGCCTGACGTTCCAGCCAGGCGCGCGCCATGCGCTGATCGGGCCGAACGGCGCGGGCAAGACCACCTTCATCAACCTGCTGACCGGCTTTTTCGCACCCACCAGCGGCAAGGTGTTCTTCGGCGACGAAGACATCACGGCGCTGCCGCAGCACAAGCGCGTCAAGCTCGGCATGACCCGCACGTTCCAGATCAATACGCTGTTCGCCGGATTGACTGTGCTGGAATCGGTCGTGCTGGCGATCAATGAACGCAAGGGCATGCAATTCGTCTGGTACAAGACCGTTGCCCAGGAAAGCGCGACGATCGACGAAGCGATGGAGCTGCTCACGCTGCTCAAGCTGGAGCGCGACGCCGACACCATCACGCGCAGCCTGCCGTACGGCAAGCAGCGTCTGGTGGAAATCGCGCTGGCACTGGCGACCAAGCCCAAGGTGCTGCTGCTGGACGAACCCGCCGCGGGCATCCCGTCGGCGGAAAGCGCGGAGCTGTTCGACGTCATCGCGCGCCTGCCGCGCGAGGTGACCGTCGTTTTCATCGAGCACGACATGAATCTGGTGTTCCGCTTTGCCGAGCGCATCACGGTGCTGGTCGGCGGCAAGGTGCTGACGGAAGGGACGCCCGCGGAAATTGCAGCCGACCCGCGGGTCAAGGAAGTGTATCTGGGAGAAGCGGAACATGAGTGA
- a CDS encoding branched-chain amino acid ABC transporter permease has product MSAVKPVQTNSTQFRLPNDRWRPLEILFWLIPIAFYFLFSGYLVLGSQIMIVGLFAVSLDLILGYAGIVSLGHAAFFGLGAYAAGLLAVHGWTEPLTGLLVAAVVTAVFGYLTSFLVVRGQDLTRLMVTLGIGLMLFEAANKAAFITGGVDGLQGIVMGKIFGVFEFDLYGKVAFIYSGIVLFIVFVILRRVMNSPFGLGLIGIREGGRRMPAIGANVNQRLTVVFTLGAAVAGIAGALLAQTTQFVGLDSLGFSRSAELVIILVLGGTGRLYGGLIGAAVFMVAQDYIAGLNPVYWQFWIGLLLIVIVLFARGGIMGGVVAIVENIKQRAAGGRK; this is encoded by the coding sequence ATGAGCGCGGTGAAACCAGTGCAAACGAACTCAACACAATTCCGCCTGCCGAACGACCGCTGGCGTCCGCTGGAAATCCTGTTCTGGCTGATTCCGATCGCGTTCTACTTCCTGTTCTCCGGCTATCTGGTGCTGGGCAGCCAGATCATGATCGTCGGCCTGTTCGCGGTGTCGCTCGACCTGATCCTCGGCTACGCCGGCATCGTGTCGCTGGGCCACGCGGCCTTCTTCGGCCTCGGTGCCTACGCCGCCGGTTTGCTGGCGGTGCACGGCTGGACCGAACCGCTGACCGGCTTGCTGGTCGCGGCCGTGGTGACTGCCGTGTTCGGCTATCTGACCAGCTTCCTTGTCGTTCGCGGTCAGGATCTGACGCGCCTGATGGTGACGCTCGGCATCGGCCTGATGCTGTTCGAGGCAGCCAACAAGGCGGCCTTCATCACCGGCGGTGTCGATGGCTTGCAGGGCATCGTGATGGGCAAGATTTTCGGCGTGTTCGAGTTCGACCTGTACGGCAAGGTGGCCTTCATCTATAGCGGCATCGTGCTGTTCATCGTGTTCGTCATCCTGCGCCGCGTGATGAATTCGCCGTTCGGCCTGGGCCTGATCGGCATCCGCGAAGGCGGCCGCCGCATGCCGGCCATCGGTGCCAACGTCAACCAGCGTCTGACCGTGGTCTTCACGCTCGGTGCGGCGGTGGCAGGGATTGCCGGTGCATTGCTCGCGCAAACCACCCAGTTCGTCGGCCTGGATTCGCTGGGCTTCTCCCGTTCGGCAGAGCTGGTCATCATCCTCGTGCTCGGCGGTACCGGTCGCTTGTACGGCGGTCTGATCGGCGCAGCGGTGTTCATGGTTGCGCAGGACTATATCGCCGGCCTCAACCCGGTTTACTGGCAATTCTGGATCGGTTTGCTGCTGATCGTGATCGTGCTGTTCGCACGCGGCGGCATCATGGGCGGCGTCGTCGCCATCGTGGAAAATATCAAGCAACGCGCAGCAGGAGGACGCAAATGA
- a CDS encoding branched-chain amino acid ABC transporter permease: MGNLIGVLFDGVAYGSLLFLISVGLSITMGLMNFINLAHGAFAMLGGYICVMLMTRMGIPFLASLPIAFVGSAIAGLVLERTLYRRLYKASHLDQVLFSIGLTFMAMAAATYVWGPQQQPVQLPEWLRGQVSLFGLEVGAYRLFMIGVVVVITLALGFLIERTRFGAQIRASVDNQAASAGLGINVSRVFSLTFALGSGMAGLGGGLGIDILGLDPAFPIKYMVYFLLVVAVGGAGTIKGPLLAALILGIFDVAGKYYVPSIGAFVIYGLMVVLLLLFPAGLLGRRT, from the coding sequence ATGGGTAATTTGATTGGCGTATTGTTCGACGGCGTTGCCTACGGCAGCCTGTTATTTCTCATCAGCGTCGGCCTGTCGATCACGATGGGCCTGATGAACTTCATCAACCTCGCGCACGGCGCGTTCGCGATGCTCGGCGGCTACATCTGCGTGATGTTGATGACCAGGATGGGCATTCCCTTCCTGGCATCGCTGCCGATCGCATTCGTCGGCAGCGCGATCGCCGGCCTCGTGCTGGAACGCACGCTGTACCGCCGCCTGTACAAGGCAAGCCATCTCGACCAGGTGCTGTTCTCGATCGGCCTGACCTTCATGGCGATGGCCGCCGCGACCTATGTGTGGGGACCGCAGCAGCAGCCGGTGCAACTGCCCGAGTGGCTGCGCGGACAGGTGTCGCTGTTCGGCCTCGAGGTCGGCGCGTACCGCCTGTTCATGATCGGCGTCGTGGTCGTCATCACGCTGGCGCTGGGATTCCTGATTGAGCGCACCCGCTTCGGCGCGCAGATCCGCGCCTCGGTGGACAACCAGGCTGCGTCCGCCGGTCTGGGCATCAACGTCAGCCGCGTGTTCAGCCTCACCTTCGCACTGGGCTCCGGCATGGCCGGCCTCGGTGGCGGGCTGGGCATCGATATCCTCGGCCTCGATCCGGCTTTCCCGATCAAGTACATGGTGTACTTCCTGCTGGTGGTCGCCGTCGGCGGCGCGGGCACGATCAAGGGACCGCTGCTTGCCGCGCTGATCCTCGGCATCTTCGACGTCGCCGGCAAATATTACGTGCCGTCGATTGGCGCATTCGTCATCTACGGCCTGATGGTAGTGCTGCTGCTGCTGTTCCCGGCTGGTCTGCTCGGGAGGCGTACATGA
- the pcaC gene encoding 4-carboxymuconolactone decarboxylase: MDEQERHAKGMEVRRAVLGSAHVDRAQANLNELNSEFQNLITRYAWGEIWTRPGLPRHTRSLLTIMAMVALNREEELKLHLRAASNNGVSRDEIKEVLLQAAVYCGVPAANSAFHMAQDVFRQMDEAAGK, from the coding sequence ATGGATGAGCAGGAACGGCACGCCAAGGGGATGGAAGTGCGCCGCGCCGTGTTGGGCAGCGCGCACGTCGATCGCGCGCAGGCCAATCTGAACGAATTGAACAGCGAGTTCCAGAACCTGATCACGCGCTACGCGTGGGGAGAAATCTGGACGCGCCCGGGCTTGCCGCGCCACACGCGCAGCCTTCTGACCATCATGGCGATGGTGGCGCTGAACCGCGAAGAGGAATTGAAACTGCACTTGCGCGCCGCATCCAACAACGGGGTGTCGCGCGACGAGATCAAGGAAGTGCTGCTGCAGGCCGCCGTCTATTGCGGTGTGCCTGCGGCGAACTCGGCATTCCATATGGCGCAGGACGTGTTCCGGCAGATGGACGAGGCAGCGGGGAAGTAG
- the pcaD gene encoding 3-oxoadipate enol-lactonase, whose protein sequence is MPFLDTHHVRLHYQIDGLEEGPWLILSNSLGTQLDMWAPQMPALRKRFRVLRYDTRGHGQSSVPPGPYTIAKLGDDVIALMDHLQIDRAHFCGLSMGGMIGMWLGANRAARINRLVLCNTAALIGPPELWNTRIAKVNSEGMGAIVPAVIDRWFTPEFQKSAHNEVDLVRKMLLHTHTVGYAANCAAVRDMDLRESLFAVRAPTLVIAGAYDAATPPQDSRLVADRIAHARYVSLEAAHLSNWEVADEFTDTLVGFLTEGA, encoded by the coding sequence ATGCCCTTTCTCGATACGCATCATGTGCGCCTGCATTACCAGATCGACGGACTCGAAGAGGGCCCGTGGTTGATCCTGTCGAATTCGCTCGGCACACAACTTGACATGTGGGCGCCGCAGATGCCGGCGCTGCGCAAGCGCTTCCGCGTGCTGCGCTACGACACGCGCGGCCACGGACAATCCAGTGTGCCACCCGGTCCCTACACCATTGCGAAACTGGGCGACGACGTCATTGCGCTGATGGATCATTTGCAGATCGACCGCGCGCATTTCTGCGGTCTGTCGATGGGCGGCATGATCGGCATGTGGCTGGGTGCGAACCGCGCTGCGCGCATCAACCGGCTGGTGCTGTGCAATACCGCCGCGCTGATCGGCCCGCCGGAGCTGTGGAATACCCGTATCGCCAAGGTCAACAGCGAAGGCATGGGGGCCATCGTGCCGGCGGTGATCGACCGCTGGTTCACGCCGGAATTCCAGAAAAGCGCACACAACGAAGTGGACCTGGTGCGCAAGATGCTGCTGCACACGCATACCGTCGGCTACGCTGCCAATTGCGCCGCGGTGCGCGACATGGACCTGCGCGAGTCGCTGTTCGCGGTGCGCGCGCCGACGCTGGTGATCGCAGGTGCCTACGATGCGGCCACTCCGCCGCAGGACAGCAGGCTGGTTGCCGACCGCATCGCGCATGCGCGCTATGTGAGTCTGGAAGCGGCACACCTGTCGAACTGGGAAGTTGCCGACGAATTTACCGACACGCTGGTCGGATTCTTGACAGAAGGAGCATGA
- a CDS encoding 3-carboxy-cis,cis-muconate cycloisomerase, with the protein MTFNPLSSLTGPMSSTPAMLEAFSARACVQGMLDFEAALSRAEIRAGVIPTEVGAIGAACDAARIDFEKLGNAAASAGNLAIPLVKQLTALVAAGDKEAAKYVHWGATSQDVIDTGLVLQLRHALDLIDADLEQLAAALAALALRHRDTPMVGRTWMQHALPITFGLKAAGWLDGVMRHQERLTALRSRVLVLQFGGAAGTLASLGAQGMQVSEALAEELQLALPDMPWHTQRDRVTEVAAALGMLAGSLGKMARDISLCMQTDVAELAEPAGEGRGGSSTMPHKRNPVGSAVALTAAVRVPALVSVMLSGMVQEHERALGGWQAEWDTLPEIFQLTAGALQQMTQVASGLAVDAARMRKNLDATGGQIMAEAVTLALGAKIGRMAAHQLVEKACHRASQSGQHLREVLLSDSAISAELSAQDIDRLLDPSAYLGQAGAFVDRVLQSRQRHNGRESGSER; encoded by the coding sequence ATGACATTCAATCCACTATCCAGTCTCACCGGCCCGATGTCCTCCACACCGGCAATGCTGGAGGCGTTTTCCGCCCGCGCATGCGTGCAGGGCATGCTCGATTTCGAAGCGGCGCTGTCCCGCGCCGAAATCCGCGCCGGCGTCATCCCGACGGAAGTGGGTGCGATCGGCGCTGCATGCGATGCCGCACGCATCGACTTCGAGAAGCTCGGCAACGCCGCCGCATCGGCCGGCAATCTCGCGATCCCGCTGGTCAAGCAGTTGACCGCGTTGGTGGCCGCCGGCGACAAGGAAGCCGCCAAGTACGTGCACTGGGGCGCGACCAGCCAGGACGTCATCGACACCGGACTGGTGCTGCAGCTGCGCCATGCGCTCGATCTGATCGACGCCGATCTGGAACAACTCGCCGCCGCGCTGGCGGCGCTCGCGCTGCGGCATCGCGACACGCCGATGGTCGGACGCACCTGGATGCAGCACGCGCTGCCCATCACCTTCGGTTTGAAAGCCGCCGGCTGGCTCGACGGCGTGATGCGTCATCAGGAACGACTGACGGCGCTGCGTTCGCGCGTGCTGGTCCTGCAGTTCGGCGGCGCGGCTGGCACGCTGGCCAGCCTCGGCGCGCAAGGCATGCAGGTATCCGAAGCCCTGGCGGAGGAATTGCAACTCGCCTTGCCCGATATGCCTTGGCACACGCAACGCGACCGCGTCACGGAAGTCGCGGCGGCGCTCGGCATGCTGGCAGGCTCGCTCGGCAAGATGGCGCGCGATATTTCGCTCTGCATGCAAACCGATGTGGCTGAACTCGCCGAACCCGCAGGGGAAGGGCGTGGCGGCTCATCGACCATGCCGCACAAGCGCAATCCCGTCGGTTCTGCGGTGGCACTGACTGCCGCAGTGCGCGTGCCCGCGCTGGTGTCCGTGATGTTGTCGGGCATGGTGCAGGAGCACGAGCGCGCCCTGGGCGGCTGGCAGGCCGAGTGGGACACCCTGCCGGAAATCTTCCAGCTCACCGCAGGCGCACTGCAACAGATGACGCAGGTCGCGTCCGGCCTCGCGGTCGATGCCGCGCGCATGCGCAAGAACCTCGACGCGACCGGCGGCCAGATCATGGCCGAGGCGGTCACGCTCGCGCTCGGCGCGAAGATCGGCCGCATGGCCGCGCATCAACTGGTGGAAAAGGCATGCCATCGCGCCAGCCAGTCCGGTCAGCATCTGCGTGAAGTGCTGCTATCCGACTCCGCGATCAGCGCGGAGCTGTCGGCACAGGACATCGACCGTCTGCTCGATCCCTCCGCTTATCTCGGTCAGGCCGGCGCATTCGTCGACCGTGTTCTCCAATCCCGTCAACGACACAACGGCCGCGAGAGCGGCTCCGAAAGGTAA
- the pcaG gene encoding protocatechuate 3,4-dioxygenase subunit alpha: MSLQMTASQTVGPYLHIGLDGLNTDNLVGEGVTGERIVLQGRVFDGNGKIVPDGMIEIWQANAHGKYAHPDDTRELPVEAGFKGFGRISTDAEGGFRFTTIKPGRVPGPGGALQAPHIVVSVFARGLTKRLATRVYFADEASNADDPILKLVPAERRATLIAKRTGDGVYEWNVAIQGDSSGNDETVFFDV; the protein is encoded by the coding sequence ATGAGCCTGCAAATGACCGCATCGCAGACCGTCGGCCCCTACCTGCATATCGGACTCGACGGCTTGAATACCGATAACCTCGTCGGCGAGGGCGTGACTGGTGAACGCATCGTGCTGCAGGGACGCGTGTTCGACGGCAACGGCAAGATTGTCCCGGACGGCATGATCGAAATCTGGCAAGCCAATGCCCACGGCAAGTACGCGCATCCGGACGACACGCGCGAGCTGCCCGTCGAAGCCGGCTTCAAGGGCTTCGGCCGCATCTCGACCGATGCCGAAGGCGGATTCCGCTTCACCACCATCAAGCCGGGCCGCGTGCCGGGACCGGGTGGCGCGCTGCAGGCGCCGCACATCGTGGTGTCGGTGTTTGCGCGCGGCCTGACCAAGCGGCTTGCGACCCGCGTGTATTTCGCGGATGAGGCGAGCAATGCCGACGATCCGATCCTGAAACTCGTTCCCGCCGAACGGCGCGCTACGCTCATCGCGAAGCGCACGGGCGACGGCGTGTACGAATGGAATGTCGCGATCCAGGGCGATTCCAGCGGAAACGACGAGACAGTGTTTTTCGATGTATAG